The nucleotide sequence ttccaccccctgcagctgccgccaccttctgcccctctgctctgctcaccttgatcatttttctgatatgtcaaccttgattactatttttggttttctgtgccttaaatattgagtctgttctggtctgaagaagtgggtctatcccatgaaaactcatcacctaataaattatttagccTTTAAAGCTCTACTGGACTGCCGTTTTGTTTTCacagtatatagaccagcacagctctctctcagtTACTATTCACACTGTAAGgtggtgtgcctcagtttcccctctgcagAACATGGGTAGTGGGGGACCAGCAAGGAGGGAGGCCCAGCCAGCCATGCAGTGCCTagccccatggcagagcagagGTTTTGGGAAGCAGCCAGCTGGGTCCCCAGCTAAGGGAGCTGTGCTGTGACTTGGTTGCACCAGGCTGTCTCCCCCCACTACCAGGGCTGGCAGACACGGCCAGAGGCACTTAGtctaggcacacagaccccacgCACTTCAGCAGGACCCTTTATTGCACAGGTGCAGGCTCTAGGAGGCTGAGTCGGAGGCCTCAGAGCTCTCCTTCACATCGGTGCTCTCCGTGGCCTCGCTCACATCCTTGCTCTCCTCAGGGTCCCCTGCACAGCACTCGCCCCCAGGGTTGGCCTTGGGTTCCAGCAGGCCCAGCGCTTGCCGGCTCCGCTCcttcagctccagctgccgccTCAGCTGTGGGACAGATAAAACCAGGCTGTAGGCGAGGGGCACCAGCACAAAGATAGGGGATGCATTGAGAAACATGGGCAGAGGGGGGCTGCAGTGAAGGTTTTCCCTTATTTTGTACATCAGCCTATGAGAGCCAGTGCTGCATGATtatgctgtgtgcctcagtttcccttcacacagcactgctgtggtAAGAATCGGGGTGTTACTTTCCTAGGAGGGGACTGGCACCAGGCACTTCCTGGCCTAGTCCATAGGGGAAGGGGGATGGGATGAGCATGGGGATCGCAGGGTGCAGAGCACAGGCACCACCAGAACCTGCCTTGCTCCACACAGCATTGCAACATCCCAATGCTCTGGGGAGCTGGtggcagaagtgggatgcactgcaccgcATGGATGGTGCAGacagaagcagggggctgcaagcTCTTGAGGTGAGATTCCAGGACGCAAAGGAGCTGGCAGCtcaccctgtgatggagtggggagagtgcatgtgtgagtcaggctggatgtctgaggctagcagcagctcccagtggctaagggtgaccctggggctacaactggcaggtaacacctctgcctgaacaaagaggagggaggagctgagctgagttttgaatcggggggcagcagttaggaagctggggaaagaggagctggaaggcagccagcctgaggaaggggaaagctacaccccagaggggcacccctcggggtcttctccccaggacgggttggaaggactgtctctggctgctgtgctgtcgcttctgtgagaaactggcatctgttgcctaataaaccttctgttgtacctgttgagtgagagtcactcctgccaacggacggggtgcagtgcagggggacccctgaaccccatcacacaccccaAGAAGCTGAGACCTCTGGGActggcccagcccccccatcagCTGTACCCCATTGCAGGTCTCTGGGAACACAGCCCAGGTCCTGCAGCCCCCCGGGCTCTCCTGCAGTGCCAGCCCCCAGGAAGGCTGGGCTGGGTTTTTCTGTGGCACTGTGCCATCCAATGCCATCACTGTGCCAGGCCCTGGCAAGCTGCCACCCCCAGGGACCTGCCAACAGGCTGCAGATGccaggctgacccctgcattGGTCCCCAGACACTGTACGAGTGCCTGCGAAGATGAGTGTCTCTGCCTGCGCTGATGGTACCTGTGGCTTTAGCCAAAAGTGTGTCAGTGCCAAGGGGCTGGTAGATGTGCCCTACTTAAACCCCAacgtgggcagcagctgcttaaagccagagccagctaaagtggaggccaTCAGAGACTGGCCAGTGCCCCAAACCTagcagcaggtccaggccttcccTGGGATGGCAGGCTACTTCCAGAGGTGTGCGCCCCCCATTAGCTCCACCACAgaccccctcacggagctgtgtgaCAAAGGGAAGCCAGACAAGGTGGCCTGGACCTCCCAGGGCCTTCTTCAGTgcacagagcagggcccccaTGTTAGGAAGCCCAGACTCTGACCCACCTTCCCTGTTGCTGACTGGTGCCAACAGGTTGCAGCAGAGGAGATGGGCTTCGCAGCCACAGGGATGGAGTGCctgaccctggctgcaggcacCGAACTCTCACTGGGGCATGGGGGTAGGGGGCTATGGATTGGGGGTTGCCAGAGCCGGGTGGGTCAGTGGCTGCTCCCAATAAATGGGGCCAATGCAGAGCTCCTGAGCTTTCCTAGGACTAGGCTGTGTGCTCCCTTTTCCCTGGGTGTCACTAGTGTCAAGATGGTGGAAATCAGAGTGACAGGAATctgggggggctgcccagctgcaaGCACACACAAGGGCCAATGCCCTGTGCACCTTGAGTCCTGAGGCTCATGGGTGGGGAGCACCAGAAGGTACCAACAGAGGTGGAGGGTTACAGGTTGGGGGACCAGAACAGCCAGGAAGGTCAGGGTTGGGGGGGGCCAGGCAACAAGGAACTCGGACTGGGGCCATGgaacagagggatggggggctgctccctCTGTACCTCCTCTGCCATCTGGGTCAAGTCCCGTTTCATGGCATAGGCATCCTCTCCATCCGCGTAGTACTTGGGCTCCACCTCACTGATCCTGGAGGCAGGAGCAGGTTAACTGGGAGGCGGATCCTGGCacgcctggccccgccccccacctgcccacactCACTGGAAGTTGAGGGTGTTTGAGTAGAGGTGAAGAGCGGCTCGGTTGCTGCAGGAGAAGAAAGGGGGGGTCAGAAAACGGGGCATAGGCACCACgcagctgggcccctgggagAGCCGGGGcagtggtgcagggggaggggcaggtgctaGATGAGGCCtgggggggtgtggagctgggtgggggcacttgctcagctgcagctggggtagccagtgtcagcagacaggagaccctggagttgggggggaagggcagggtccCAGGGGAAGGGGAACGGGAGGGATCGTGGGGGGGCAAGGTCCCAGGGCCAGGGGCGGGGATTgcgtgggcagggggcagggtcccAGAGTTGGGCAGGATCAGGGGCAGggtactggggctgggggggatgaggggctgggtcctggggccggggtggggatTGCGTGGGGGGGACAGGgtcccagagctgggcaggatcaggggcagggtcctggggccggggtggggatTGCGTGGGGGGGACAGGgtcccagagctgggcaggatcaggggcagggtcctggggccggggtggggattgcatggggggggggcagggtcccagggccgggggggcagggTCAGGGTCCTGGGGCCGAGGGGAGATTGTGGGGGGGGCCGGgtcctggggccggggtggggatTGCATGGCGGGGGCAgggtcccagggccgggcaggATCAGGGGCCGGGTCCTGGGGCCAGGGGGAGAttgcatggggggggcagggtcagACTTTACCTCTTGCGGACGTGCAGGGAGACGTACTTGGCATTGAAGTTCTCAATCATGGCGCGGGACGCCTGGTCCATCAGCTTCTGCGCCAGCCCCAGGCGACGGTGGGAGCGTTTCACAGCCTGGGGGCACCAGGGGTTAGggatgccccccctccccctccggccCAAACACCaaccccccagccagccaagggCCCAATACCCACCCCAACCTTGGCTTCCTTAGGCCCAgctgtcctcccccagcccagcccagccccatgcctCCCGATTCCCTCAGCTCTCCCCACGACACTTccagacacccctcccctccagccccccttATTGCCTTTCCCACGATCCAGGTCCTCCCCCTGTCCCCGCCCCACGCACCAGGGACGTGATGTGTCCGTGGGGCAGGTCGTCTGGGTCCTCCTCCCTAGGGTGATGGGAGAGGGTCAGCCGgaagccagccccacaggcagaCATGGGGCTCCAATGAAAGGAGCTGGAGAACAGTAAaggggcagaggggtgcaggggcaggccgGCGGGAGGTCCAgcaccggggtgggggggtgggggggggcagcgccgggggggggtggggggcccagcgccgggggggggtgggggggggcaggcggggggcccggcgccggggggggtgtggggggcaggcgggggggcccagcgccggggtggggggtggggggggggcaggccggCGGGAGGTCCAgcaccggggtggggggtggggggggggcagcgccggggggggtggggggcccagcgccggagggggtggggggggggcaggcggggggcccGGCgccgggggggtgtggggggcaggcggggggggcccagcgccgggggggggcaggccggGGAGCGTCCCCCCGCCCACTCGGACTCACATCTTGGCCAGCACGTAGCCCACGATCTTGCCGTTCTCATCCTCGGCGATGTAGGAGAGCTGCGGGGAGACGAGCCGGTGGGACCGGGGCTCCGCGGGGAGCCCGGATTCCCCCCAGGACTCCGCGAGCCACGCAGAGCggccccccaggggaccccgcgCACCTGCGGCCAGGACAGCCCGTGGTAGAAGTAGTATTTCATCTGGTAGTTctcgggcaggcagagcaggttgCAGTGCTGCATGTTCGTCAGGTCCTCGGGCTGCGGGCGGCCGGGCGGGGGAGTCAGCGGGGGCCCATCGCGGCTCCCCGCCCCCTCGGACCCCCCGCGCCGCCTCCGACccccccgcgccgcgccgcgccgcgccccgccccctcggacccccgccccgccccgcccacccGCGCGTTGCGGATGTTCATGGCTCCGGCTCCAGCGCCTCCGCGCGCGTCCCAACTCGGGAGCGGATACCGGCGACTCCGGCCAATCCCTGGGCCCGGCGATGTCACGTAGCCATGTGAAGCCAATCGAGAGACGATCGGTGTCACGTCCCGCCCATGCATACTCTGCTCAGCCAATCCACAGAGGCTATCCGGCCTCCCGGTCTGAGCACCGCCAATCATCCGGCAGGAGGTGGGCTATGTCCCACCCCCCGCACCGGGACCGTGAAGCCTATGGTCCCGCCTGTCCTCCTTCGCTGCCCAATCAAACTCAAAGATGAGCTCAAAGCCCCACGCCACTCACTAAGTATATCCAATCAGCGCTCAGGGACGGGCTGGTTCCGCCCCATCCATTCTCAGCCAGTCGTCGGTCACGATACCCTTTCGTGCCCACCTCCTTAACCCGGTGCAGCCAATCAATTAACAAAAGGGTCCGaccctgtccccagcctctgtaGCCAATCGGATACTCTAGGTAGGCTCTAATCCCGCCTTCCCATGGAACACATGAATCCCAGCCACGGCCCTTGGCTTCGATTACGCCCCCTCTTAGAACAGCCAATGAAAGAGCGTGACGGCAAAGTACAGTCATTGAGCGACGTGGGCGCGATGCCCAATTAACCAATAACAGAACAGGGGCGGTGCGAGTGACGTTTCCACCAGCCACTCATCATCCAGTAGGCCGGCACCGCCCTTGAAATCCCGCCTATTTGCGTTAGCGGCCAATCGGAAACCGGATAGCCTGGAGTGACATTGTCTCGGGCCAATGCCAGCAGAGCATGGGCTATGAGCTTCTCTGGGCCGTGCCCTGAgctcggactcctgggttctctctggctgtctgtgggagggggctcctggcctggcctcatgagctgccccacccccacccccacccctcgggCCCAGCGCTTGCCCGGATTCTGCACCCAGCAAGGGGCGCGGCGGGGTCGGGGGAGGCGCGTGTGTGCGCGTCAGGGGCTCCCGGCACGAGCGGTCCCGGGGCACTGGGGAGCACGTGCCGTGCTGGGACCGACCCGCTCCGTCCGCGGCAcgagcggggccgggggggtgggtggggagcgggccggggccggggctgggccgCTGGGGGGCGCGGCCCGTTGCCAGCACTAGGTCCCGAACGGGAAAACCGGGTCGGGTCAGACCGGGGAGCGGCTCTGCTGCGCTCCGGGCCCGGCTTTACCCGGCTCGTGTTGGCCGCCAGCCTGAAGAGCTGCACCAGCCCCTGAGTCTGCGGCGCGTTCGGCAGCACCGTCTCCTGGGAGCTCGGCCATCTGCGCCCCGGGCACCACAGCGCCCCcggggtggggttcaggggtgccCGGGCTCTGCCCCTGGCCGCAGGCGGGAGCGACTCTCACCCctcaggagaacagcgggttcattagccgacaggacacagcgtcgtacggAGGGGTCAgcgcagccggcagagacagccagtcccatccatgtggggagaggaggccccgaggggcccccggagccggggccttgtccctcctttgtctctctctctcccagcccagactcactgcttcccactcccagttccagttcaaacccctgaggctccacctccccctttgtttCCAgtacagaggtgttacctgggcgccaggttacccccagcaggagcccccaccctctgtgagacacttgggcgcacgcgcgcacgcacacacacacacaggtatccgcCACTCcagcacatctctccccccttccagaccgaactgagggGAGTCACTCAGCtgctgacctggggaagtttggggcccttcCCGCATGATCGGGCATCAGCTgaaccctcggtgctccccttgatgtgcaccagctccatgtcataatcctgcaggGGAGGCTCCTCAGGAGGTTGGTCTTGGCCCCTCTCGTAATGCTGCCGGGCAAGTCCTGTTGGTTCCCTGCTttggtctctggtccatcagccatgTTCTCGACTCAGGCAGGCAGAGCCTATACAGGTGCTGCcacaccaacagatcaaacagttcttctctggtctgggccctgccctgtctgcccaccaggccatgcagctgctccagcacgtttggaattcagttacagtccagtaaaggaaggtacaaatgcttccccCCTTGGCATTtggccagaccaccaaaatggctgtgtgcctccgTTTCCCCTTCCATatcacacaatagctgtgtctacacgtgcacgctacttcaaagtagtggcactaacttcgaaatagcgcctgtcacggctacacgtgttgggcactatttcgatgttaacatcgacgttaggcggcgagacgtcaaagccgctaaccccatgaggggatgggaatagcgccctacttgggcacgtgtagac is from Carettochelys insculpta isolate YL-2023 chromosome 22, ASM3395843v1, whole genome shotgun sequence and encodes:
- the NAA10 gene encoding N-alpha-acetyltransferase 10 isoform X2, whose protein sequence is MNIRNARLSYIAEDENGKIVGYVLAKMEEDPDDLPHGHITSLAVKRSHRRLGLAQKLMDQASRAMIENFNAKYVSLHVRKSNRAALHLYSNTLNFQISEVEPKYYADGEDAYAMKRDLTQMAEELRRQLELKERSRQALGLLEPKANPGGECCAGDPEESKDVSEATESTDVKESSEASDSAS
- the NAA10 gene encoding N-alpha-acetyltransferase 10 isoform X1 encodes the protein MNIRNARPEDLTNMQHCNLLCLPENYQMKYYFYHGLSWPQLSYIAEDENGKIVGYVLAKMEEDPDDLPHGHITSLAVKRSHRRLGLAQKLMDQASRAMIENFNAKYVSLHVRKSNRAALHLYSNTLNFQISEVEPKYYADGEDAYAMKRDLTQMAEELRRQLELKERSRQALGLLEPKANPGGECCAGDPEESKDVSEATESTDVKESSEASDSAS